The following proteins come from a genomic window of Frankia casuarinae:
- a CDS encoding class I SAM-dependent methyltransferase: MTSTTEFDAALAPARDVIAAQRSEPDTSVGYVQGILSHDISTELGRLQLLESQVDPATHAVLEARGIADGGRFLEIGAGAGSVAYWLADRFPGGEVTAVDVSTSFLDDTGRSNLRIVQADVRTHDFEPGSFDLIHARTVLMHIPEREEVLRRLVSWLAPGGWLVTEDLVLSPVDSSPHDEFRHAFEAIGQAMASSIGSDLWWGRTLPAPLTRAGLVDAGLHATYYPVGGSNEIGRLWRATFSQSADYLVASGLLTRADLDSALALLADPDFLDLGPSIIAAWGRRPPA; this comes from the coding sequence ATGACCAGTACAACGGAATTCGATGCGGCTTTGGCGCCGGCGCGAGACGTGATCGCTGCACAGCGTTCCGAGCCCGACACGTCGGTCGGATACGTCCAGGGCATCCTCAGCCACGACATCTCCACGGAACTCGGTCGGCTGCAACTGCTGGAATCACAGGTGGACCCGGCCACGCACGCCGTTCTCGAGGCGCGGGGAATCGCAGACGGAGGGCGGTTCCTGGAAATCGGTGCCGGTGCGGGTTCGGTCGCCTACTGGCTGGCCGACCGGTTCCCCGGCGGGGAGGTGACCGCAGTCGACGTGAGCACGAGTTTCCTCGACGACACCGGCCGGTCGAACCTGCGGATCGTCCAAGCGGACGTGCGCACCCACGACTTCGAGCCGGGCTCCTTCGACCTCATCCATGCCCGCACCGTCCTCATGCACATCCCCGAACGTGAGGAGGTGCTGCGGCGGCTAGTCTCCTGGCTGGCCCCGGGCGGCTGGCTGGTCACTGAGGATCTCGTGCTGTCCCCGGTTGACTCGTCACCGCACGACGAATTCCGGCACGCCTTCGAGGCGATCGGCCAGGCAATGGCGTCGTCGATCGGGTCGGACCTGTGGTGGGGGCGAACGCTGCCGGCGCCGCTGACCCGAGCGGGCCTGGTCGACGCCGGTCTGCACGCCACGTACTACCCGGTTGGCGGCTCCAACGAGATCGGGCGCCTGTGGCGTGCGACGTTCAGCCAGTCCGCCGACTACCTTGTCGCCAGCGGCCTGCTCACCCGCGCCGATCTCGACTCGGCCCTGGCCCTGCTCGCCGATCCCGACTTCCTCGACCTCGGGCCCAGCATCATCGCGGCCTGGGGCCGGCGCCCCCCGGCCTGA